The following are encoded in a window of Leptodactylus fuscus isolate aLepFus1 chromosome 9, aLepFus1.hap2, whole genome shotgun sequence genomic DNA:
- the GPRC5D gene encoding G-protein coupled receptor family C group 5 member D has product MSCNVAEDYIFLCSAEAAWGIVLETLASAGVVFSFALMIALLVIVPRICDDAKRSLVPIQFTFLVGTLGIFGLTFAFIIRLNRQTCPTRFFLFGVLFAICFSCLLVHASKLVRLIRGGVGMSWWAMLVTLIALSLVQIIIAILYVAIYLGRNMNQCEWRTANLQARNLDFVLILIYVLALMAVTFLMSMISMCGPCKYWLRHGVHIYITMFFSIAIWVTWITMLLRGNVSLNHFPEWDDPVIAIALVSNGWVFLILYIIPELCLMTRRQPDCGKQMNQSQPHLIRQTVGIDNRVFCQDDSSQAQDSGRSSPSSIPRFDATLALRDMEPAKEFSIPRPQQRPNSYLHYRTHDLSEM; this is encoded by the exons ATGTCTTGTAATGTTGCTGAAGACTACATATTCTTGTGCAGTGCTGAGGCTGCATGGGGCATCGTATTGGAAACATTGGCCTCAGCTGGGGTTGTGTTCAGCTTTGCTCTTATGATAGCACTTCTAGTTATAGTGCCACGTATTTGTGATGATGCCAAACGGTCTTTGGTTCCTATTCAATTTACCTTCCTTGTTGGCACACTTGGAATCTTTGGTCTTACATTTGCCTTCATCATCAGACTGAACAGACAAACATGCCCGACACGTTTCTTCCTATTTGGAGTTCTTTTTGCCATCTGTTTTTCTTGCCTTTTAGTTCATGCTAGTAAATTAGTGAGATTGATTCGGGGTGGAGTGGGTATGTCATGGTGGGCCATGCTTGTCACACTCATTGCCCTATCACTTGTGCAAATTATTATAGCCATTCTTTATGTAGCAATCTATTTGGGAAGAAATATGAACCAGTGCGAATGGAGGACAGCAAATCTTCAAGCACGTAATCTTGACTTTGTACTCATACTTATATATGTTTTGGCATTGATGGCTGTCACCTTTCTGATGTCAATGATTAGTATGTGTGGACCTTGTAAATACTGGCTGAGGCATGGTGTCCATATTTATATTACAATGTTTTTCTCAATAGCTATTTGGGTAACTTGGATTACTATGCTACTAAGAGGTAATGTAAGTCTGAATCATTTTCCGGAGTGGGATGACCCTGTGATTGCCATAGCTTTAGTATCCAATGGTTGGGTGTTCCTCATATTGTATATCATCCCAGAGCTTTGTTTGATGACAAGACGTCAACCAGATTGTGGCAAACAGATGAACCAGTCACAACCACATCTTATACGGCAAACAGTTGGAATAGACAATCGAGTGTTCTGTCAAGATGATTCATCCCAAG CACAAGATTCTGGAAGGAGTTCACCATCTTCTATTCCACGGTTTGATGCAACACTCGCATTGAGG GATATGGAACCAGCAAAGGAGTTTTCTATACCTCGTCCTCAACAGCGTCCAAACTCATATCTGCATTATCGAACCCATGACTTGAGTGAAATGTAA